Within the Marinobacter qingdaonensis genome, the region GGTCCACATTGCAGCGTTGGATGAGTTCAGGGCTAACTTTGCACTGAATAGCATTTGCAACTCTGCGGATAAAACTCCCCATAATTTCAGAGAAATATATTTGCCGGGAGCTCACTCGGACATAGGAGGGGGTTACAGTGATGTCCAAGTAGAAGACCTGCTCTTGTATCCTGAATTGCAGGTAACAGGTCGCGATACCCAGTGGCCAAGAAAAACCTTGGAGTGGGACAACTTGCAGGGAATAAAAAGGAGGGAGGAAGCCGCAGGTTGGATTGGAGATTTCAGTCTGCAGATGGCTGATGAAACCCAACCCTCTATTCAGCTTGATGAGACCTTTGATCATCACCCCTTACCTTATGGACGGGTCAGCCTTGAATTGAAATTCAGGAGAAAGGTTCTCGGGGGGCTGTCGGGCGTTCCGTTGCATCTTATCCACAGTCTCGCAACACATGAAGGTGTGCCCTTGTCAGATCTCGGTGGGAGAGATGACTTGGGAATCGTGCCGGAACTGTCTGCCATTTATGACGAGCTCTCAACAAAGGTTTTGGCCGGTGAGAATGTGCCAATTCTGGAGCAATCCCACCGAGACCTTCTAAAACAGCGGTACGTCCACCATTCTCACCACTTCAATGCATTCAGGTTGCTTGCATTGGATGAGATTGGATACTTGGAACCGCCATTCCGAGCTCTTCACTCGTCGCAGCCTGAGGCTTCATACCAACGAGCTATTTATTGGAACGAAACTAAGGATTAAGGAATGAATCGGATAGTTCCAGCAATCTTGGTCTTTATTTTTTCTATGCCCGGATGTGCTTCGAATAGTTATGAAGAGAAAGAAGATTGGTTTTTTCAGCTTGCTACGCCCCTGCATTACGATGTTTGGGTGGAGCATGTGGAATTAGAGTTGTCTGGTGTGCGGCATTGGTATCATCCCGCTGGGACAATGAACTGTTGCTGGCGCGGACCTAACGGTCCGAAAGGAATTACCGGAAGACTGGAGCCTTTTCCTAATTTTATCGCTCTTCAGTGGTTCTCTTTGTCGGAAAGAAAGTATTACCAGAGGCTGATCTCCGTAAAACCGGAGTGGAAAAACCGGATGCGCGAGCTTGCGCCTGTTCAGACAGCCAATGGGGTCAGGCATGAGCCCCGACGCTTCTTGGTTTTCGGTCTCGCCCCGGGCGGTGAAATCGTTGTCTGGATCAAGGGTCAAATCGGCAACGAGGTCGAGTTGGCTCGTCTCCAGGCCAATCAAATCCAAGGTGACCCGCAAGACTATGCCGCCTTGCTGCAAACCTATCGGGACAAGCATGGGGAATACCTGAAGGAAAACGGTATCCCCTTATCCGGGTGGTAGCGTCAGAAGTGGGAGGCGGTCACTCTTCCCGCGCCTCCAAATACCGTTGCAGTTGTTCCCGCAGCGCTTTTGGCAAGCGGGTGATGGTCAGGGCATCCTTGTCGCGATCGTAGTAGACCGCCTGGTTCACCAGGTCGGACGAGAAGGACACGCTCATGCCGCCGCCGGAACCGGCGATGCGCACCAGCTTTTTGACCTTGCGGTGGTCCGGGTGCAGAACGCCGCTTTCCGGCAGTTCGGCAGTTTTGGAGGCGAATTCCTTGAATTTCTGGGGTTCGTTTTCATCCAGGTAGCCGGACAGCGCCTCGATCTCCACGGGCTCGCCCAGGGCGTGCTGTTCCTTGCAGAATTCGTAGGCCTTGCTGCGCACCTCGCCCGCTTTTTCCGGTTCCGATGTCTTGGCGAAGGCTTCGACGGCATCGAGAAAGGTCATGGTCTCTTTCTCAACATCCACTTGGTTGGTGAAGCCCGCCAACCGGATAAACAGCTCGCCGGGCTCGCCGGTGCCGCGACCGTGGATCAGGGTGAGGTAGTTCTCGGCAGAGTTCTCGCTGCGCCAGTCATCCAGTTCAATCCGAACCGCCAGGTTAAGGCGTGACAGGCTCAGTACGTCGGTGGCGTCCAGGGCCTGGTTGCCGTCAAAGCGCATGGCGCTGTCGCTTTCCAGAATCAGCAGGTAAACCACCTCGGCGTCGGCCAGGGCCTCATGGACGATCATCAAATGGCCCTGGAATTCCTCCTGGCAGCCGGTCAGCAGTTCCTGCCATTGCCCGAACAGGCGGTCGGTCATGGAGCTGAAGCTCTGCTTGTCCTCCAGGTAGTCCTTCAGCCAGCCGCTGAATGGGCTTTCACCAATGTCCTCCGAAAACCGGCCGTATTTCTTGCCGGGTTTGCTGTTGAACAGGCGCTTCATCTGTTTGTGCAGGGACTCGTAGTCGCCGCCCGGTTCGGCAAGCGCCTCGCCGGATTGCATTCGGGCGGGCTGGCCCGGTTGGTACTGACTGCCAAAAGCGGTGCGAAGGTGTTTGATGGCCATGCTCGGAATCTCTAGCTGCGGGTACAAAAAAAGCCCCGGAGGCACACCTGGCCAGCGGGGCTTGTGTGAAACCCTTAGGGTCAGATGCGCTTGTTCCGGATCAACTGTTGAACCAGTTGGCCGACGGCGGCAGGAATTTCCTGCTCGGTGTCGGCAGAAACGGAGGCAGAGGCTACATCGGAACCCAGGTTAACCGCAACGGCGATCAGGCCGTGGGCCGACAGCAGTTGTGCAGTGCGACGACGGTCGTCGGCGTTGCCGGCGTTGTCCTCATTCACCACCACCGCGGTCTTGCCCTGGTCGAACAGGGCGCGCTCCATGGCGAGCGCCAGGGCCGGCGCCTGCTTGCCACTGCAACCAATGATCGCGGGTTTCTGGGCCAGTCGGCGCTCCCGCTCTTCGGCGGTAACCGGGTCCAGGGACTCCAGATCGTCGGCCAGGCCTGCAATCATGCCGGCGCCAACGGTGACGTTGGTCAGTCGGTCGATGACGATGAAACTGCCAGTGGCGTGGTTTCGCTGGTAGGCGTCAAAGGCCACCGGCTGGTTCAGGGTCAGTTCGCACAGGCCGATTTCGTTCAGTTGCAACTGGCTGGGGTTGGCTTGCTGCTCCAGCGTGTTGACGTCGGTCTGGTGATGGATTTTCTTGACGGTAGCCGAGGTAAACGTGGGCCCGAGCTTGATGTCGTACAGGCGACCGGTCTCCAGCGGGGCGTCGGTCATCCACACGATGTTGGCGTTGAAGCGGTTGTCCACTTCCGGCTCGTCGTCGGCCTTGACCAGCATGTCGCCACGGCTGACGTCGATTTCGTCGGTCAGGGTCAGGGTCACGGCCTGATCGATGTAGGCTTCCTCAAGGTTGCCATCGAAGGTGACGATGTCTTTGACGGTGCTGGTCTTGCGCGAGGGCAGGGCCATGACCTTGTCACCCGGGCGAACCACGCCGGAGGCGATGGTGCCGCAGAAACCCCGGAAGTTGAGGTTCGGGCGGGTGACGTACTGGACCGGGAAGCGGAAATGCTCCAGGTTCTTGTCCCGGGAGATTTCAACGGTCTCCAGGATTTCCATCAGCGGCTGGCCGGTGAACCAGGGCGTGTTCTCGCTGCGGTTGACGACGTTGTCGCCTTCCAGGGCGGAGAGCGGCACGAAGCGGATGTCCTTGAGGCCGAGTTTGGCGGCGAACGCCAGGTACTCGTCCTTGATTTCGTTGAAACGCTCTTCGCTGAAATCCACCAGGTCCATCTTGTTCACGGCCACCACGATGTGGCGGATACCCTGCAGGGACGCGATATACGAGTGCCGGCGGGTCTGGGTCAGCACGCCGTGGCGGGCGTCGATCATCAGGATCGCCAGCTGGGCGGTGGAGGCACCGGTGGCCATGTTCCGGGTGTACTGCTCGTGGCCCGGGGTGTCGGCGATGATGAACTTGCGCTTGTCGGTGGAGAAGAAGCGATAGGCGACATCAATGGTGATGCCTTGCTCCCGCTCGGCCTGCAGGCCATCCACCAGCAGGGCCAGGTCCAGCTTCTCGCCGGTGGTGCCCATCTTGGCGCTGTCGGATTTCAGGCTGGCCATGTGATCTTCATAGATCATCTTGGTGTCGTGCAGCAGGCGGCCGATCAGGGTGCTCTTGCCATCGTCGACGCTGCCGCAGGTCAGCAGACGCAGCAGTTCCTTGTTTTCGTGCTGTTTCAGGTAGGCCTGAATATCTTGTGCAATCAGATCAGACTGGTGTGACATCTTAGAAATACCCTTCCCGCTTCTTCTGTTCCATGGAGCCGGCTGAATCGTGGTCAATGACCCGGCCCTGACGCTCGGAGCTGGTGGCCAGCAGCATCTCCTGAATGATCTCCGGCAGGGTGTCTGCCTCGGATTCGATGGCGCCGGTCAGCGGGTAGCAGCCCAGGGTGCGGAAGCGCACCGATTTCATCATCGGCTTTTCGCCTTCCTTCAGTGGCATGCGGTCGTCGTCCACCATGATCAGGGTGCCGTCGCGCTCCACCACCGGGCGCTTGGCGGCGTAGTACAGCGGCACGATCTCGATGTTCTCGAGGTAGATGTACTGCCAGATGTCGAGCTCGGTCCAGTTGGAGAGCGGGAAGACGCGGATGCTCTCGCCCTTGTTGATCTTGCCGTTGTAGATGTTCCACAGCTCGGGGCGCTGGTTTTTCGGATCCCAGCGGTGGTGTTCGTCACGGAACGAGTAGACCCGCTCCTTGGCCCGGGACTTCTCCTCGTCACGGCGGGCGCCACCGAAGGCGGCGTCAAACTTGTACTTGTTCAGCGCCTGCTTGAGCGCCTGGGTCTTCATGATATCGGTGTGCTTGGCACTGCCGTGGGTGAAAGGCCCAACCCCCTGCTTGATCCCTTCCTCGTTCTTGTGAACGATCAGGTCGAGACCGTATTCCTTAACCTTGCGGTCCCGGAAGTCGATCATGTCCTTGAACTTCCAGGTGGTGTCCACGTGCATGAGCGGGAAGGGGGGCTTGCCCGGATAGAAGGCTTTGCGGGCGAGGTGCAGCATTACCGCTGAGTCCTTGCCGATGGAGTAAAGCATGACCGGGTTGTCGAACTCGGCTGCCACTTCCCGGATGATGTGGATGCTTTCCGCTTCCAACTGTTTCAGGTGCGTGAGGTTGTATGTGGTCATGATGTTCCGTTGCCGCCGTGCGGGCCTCGATGGCTGTGCAAATTTGACCTAATACTATACCAGAGCCGGCAAGGGTATAAGAAGCGGAGCAACTAGAGTTTGGCGTTATAATAATATAGCGCCGGGGCGGCGAGGTGCCCTAGCCGATGGGGGTAGCCGGGCTGCCTCGGTCAGGCGGAGTTTCGGGAGTCGGCGAGCAGTTTGGAGACGTAGCGGTCGACGTAGTCGGCGCCGTTACCCTCGAATTCAGCAAACTGGATGCCCAGGTGGAATTCGTCCCGGGCCACCCGGCGCATGTGTACGATGTTGCCATCGGCAATCACCGATACCGGTTGGGTCGCCAGCACCGGCACCGAGAAACGGGTTTTCACGGTAATCCAGTTGCCCGGTGCGGGGCTTTTCTGGCCGGGAATCAGCGCGCGCACGGCTTCCTGGCTGCAGGAAATCATCACCCCGGTGCGCGACAGGTTGGCGACGGAGCAGGTCAGGCAGGTGCCATCGGCGGTTTCGATGGTGATGTCCGTGGATACGTCGACACGCTGTTGGTTGCGCAAATTGGTTTTGGTGGCAACAGGTTTCATGGTGACTCGTCTAGCGTGACTGGTTTCGAATGCGGCAGCCTTTCCCATAATTTCCTTCAATAAAACGCACTTAAACGCCTTAGAGTCTAGTTGTTTACTTTGTGATCAGCAAGAATCCTGCCGCTTTTTATGGCAGATTTGTGTCGTTTTTCTGAAACAGTCGTCATATTTTGCGAAGGGCGGCCGGAATCAAGCCGGGACTGGCTGGCAGCCGATATCGGAACTGCGCTGGAAGGAGGTGTCCCGGGGCGCGCGCAGGCGGCCCCGGGGTGACTGGGGTCAGTCGGAGAGTTTGCGAACCAGGATTTCGTTGAACAGTTTGGGATTGCCCTGGCCCTTGGAGGCTTTCATCAGCGGCCCCATGAAGCCTCCTAGCATTTTCTTGCGCTTCTTCGGGTCGTCTTCGCCGCGATACTGGGCAACCTGGTCCGGCATGCCGGCCAGAACCTCATCGACCATTTTCTCGAGCTCGCCGGTGTCGGACACCTGCTTCAGGCCCTTGGCGTCGATGATGGCGTCCACCTGGTCACCATCGCCGGTCCAGAGCGCTTCGAAGACCTTCTTGGCGCCGGCCGAGGACAGGGTGTTGTCGGCAATCCGTACCACCAGATCGCCAAGCTGGGCGCCGGAGATCGGGGATTGCGCCACGGTCTTTTCTTCCGCATTCAGGCGCGCGGAGAATTCACCCTGTACCCAGTTGGCGGTCAGCTTGGCGTCTTTGCCGTGGCTGATCGCTTCCTCGAAGAAGGCGGCCAGCTTGGAGTCGCCGCTGAGCAGGCTGGCGTCGTAGTCGTTCAGACCATACTGCTCCTTGAACCGGGCCTTGCGGGCGTCCGGCAGTTCGGGCAGGCGCTGGCGGGCGTCGTCGATGAAGGTGTCATCGATTTCCACCGGCAGCAGGTCCGGGCAGGGGAAGTAGCGGTAGTCATTGGCTTCTTCCTTGGTCCGCATGGAGCGGGACTCGTCGCGGTCGCCGTTGTACAGCCGGGTTTCCTGCACGATGTCGCCGCCGTCCTCGAGAATGTCCATCTGCCGCTCGACTTCGTGGGCAATGGCCTGCTCCATGAACCGGAACGAGTTCAGGTTCTTGGTCTCGGTGCGGGTGCCGAGCTTGTCGGAGCCCTTTGGCTTGAGCGAGATGTTGACGTCGAAGCGCATTGAGCCCTGGGACATGTCGCCGTCGCAAATGCCCAGGGAAGTCACGATGCTGTGCAGCTTCTTGGCGAAGGCGACGGCTTCTTCGGCATTGGTCATGTCCGGTTCGGTGACCACCTCGATCAGCGGGGTGCCGGCCCGGTTGAGGTCGACCCCGGTCATGCCGTGGAAATCCTCGTGCAGGGATTTGCCGGCGTCTTCCTCGAGGTGAGCGTGGTGAATCCGCACCCGCTTGGTGTCGCCGTTGGCCAGGTCAATATCGACAAAGCCCGGGCCGACAATGGGCCGCTCGAGCTGGGTGGTCTGGTAGCCCTTGGGCAGGTCCGGATAAAAGTAGTTCTTCCGCTCGAACACCGAGCGACGCTCGATCTCGGCGTTGACCGCCAGACCAAACATCACCGCATAGCGGAAGGCCTGCTCGTTGGGTACCGGCAGGGTGCCGGGCATGGCCAGATCGACCGCGTTGGCCTGGGTGTTGGGCTCAGCCCCGTAGGCGGTGCTGGAACCGGAAAAAATCTTGGTTTGGGTGGCGAGCTGAACGTGAATTTCCAGCCCGATGACAATGTCCCATTGCATGCTAAAACTCTCCTGTCTCGGGCTTACTGTGGCTCACGCAGGTGCCAGTCGGTCACCTGTTGGAATTGATGGGCGGCGTTCAGCAGGCGGGCCTCGGAGAAGTAGTCCCCGATGATCTGCAAGCCCACCGGCAGGCCGTCCACGAAGCCTGCAGGCACGGACATCGCCGGCAGTCCCGCCAGGTTGATGGCGATGGTGAACACGTCCTCAAGGTACATGGTGACCGGGTCGTTGGTCTTCTCGCCCTGGATGAACGCCGGCGACGGAGTGGTCGGGCTCATCAGCACGTCCACCTCGCTGAAGGCGTTGATGAAGTCCTGCCGGATCAGGCGCCGGACCTTCTGGGCTTTCAGGTAGTAGGCATCGAAGTAGCCTGCGGACAGGGCGTAGGTGCCGACCAGGATGCGCCGCTTCACTTCGGTACCAAAACCTTCGGCGCGGGTGCGGGTGTACAGGTCCATCAGGTCCTTGGGGTCGTCACAGCGGTAGCCATAGCGGACGCCATCGAACCGGGACAGGTTGGCGGAGGCCTCCGCCGGCGCGATCACGT harbors:
- a CDS encoding DUF2931 family protein; this encodes MNRIVPAILVFIFSMPGCASNSYEEKEDWFFQLATPLHYDVWVEHVELELSGVRHWYHPAGTMNCCWRGPNGPKGITGRLEPFPNFIALQWFSLSERKYYQRLISVKPEWKNRMRELAPVQTANGVRHEPRRFLVFGLAPGGEIVVWIKGQIGNEVELARLQANQIQGDPQDYAALLQTYRDKHGEYLKENGIPLSGW
- a CDS encoding nucleoid-associated protein; protein product: MAIKHLRTAFGSQYQPGQPARMQSGEALAEPGGDYESLHKQMKRLFNSKPGKKYGRFSEDIGESPFSGWLKDYLEDKQSFSSMTDRLFGQWQELLTGCQEEFQGHLMIVHEALADAEVVYLLILESDSAMRFDGNQALDATDVLSLSRLNLAVRIELDDWRSENSAENYLTLIHGRGTGEPGELFIRLAGFTNQVDVEKETMTFLDAVEAFAKTSEPEKAGEVRSKAYEFCKEQHALGEPVEIEALSGYLDENEPQKFKEFASKTAELPESGVLHPDHRKVKKLVRIAGSGGGMSVSFSSDLVNQAVYYDRDKDALTITRLPKALREQLQRYLEAREE
- the cysN gene encoding sulfate adenylyltransferase subunit CysN — translated: MSHQSDLIAQDIQAYLKQHENKELLRLLTCGSVDDGKSTLIGRLLHDTKMIYEDHMASLKSDSAKMGTTGEKLDLALLVDGLQAEREQGITIDVAYRFFSTDKRKFIIADTPGHEQYTRNMATGASTAQLAILMIDARHGVLTQTRRHSYIASLQGIRHIVVAVNKMDLVDFSEERFNEIKDEYLAFAAKLGLKDIRFVPLSALEGDNVVNRSENTPWFTGQPLMEILETVEISRDKNLEHFRFPVQYVTRPNLNFRGFCGTIASGVVRPGDKVMALPSRKTSTVKDIVTFDGNLEEAYIDQAVTLTLTDEIDVSRGDMLVKADDEPEVDNRFNANIVWMTDAPLETGRLYDIKLGPTFTSATVKKIHHQTDVNTLEQQANPSQLQLNEIGLCELTLNQPVAFDAYQRNHATGSFIVIDRLTNVTVGAGMIAGLADDLESLDPVTAEERERRLAQKPAIIGCSGKQAPALALAMERALFDQGKTAVVVNEDNAGNADDRRRTAQLLSAHGLIAVAVNLGSDVASASVSADTEQEIPAAVGQLVQQLIRNKRI
- the cysD gene encoding sulfate adenylyltransferase subunit CysD — its product is MTTYNLTHLKQLEAESIHIIREVAAEFDNPVMLYSIGKDSAVMLHLARKAFYPGKPPFPLMHVDTTWKFKDMIDFRDRKVKEYGLDLIVHKNEEGIKQGVGPFTHGSAKHTDIMKTQALKQALNKYKFDAAFGGARRDEEKSRAKERVYSFRDEHHRWDPKNQRPELWNIYNGKINKGESIRVFPLSNWTELDIWQYIYLENIEIVPLYYAAKRPVVERDGTLIMVDDDRMPLKEGEKPMMKSVRFRTLGCYPLTGAIESEADTLPEIIQEMLLATSSERQGRVIDHDSAGSMEQKKREGYF
- a CDS encoding PilZ domain-containing protein; protein product: MKPVATKTNLRNQQRVDVSTDITIETADGTCLTCSVANLSRTGVMISCSQEAVRALIPGQKSPAPGNWITVKTRFSVPVLATQPVSVIADGNIVHMRRVARDEFHLGIQFAEFEGNGADYVDRYVSKLLADSRNSA
- the gatB gene encoding Asp-tRNA(Asn)/Glu-tRNA(Gln) amidotransferase subunit GatB, coding for MQWDIVIGLEIHVQLATQTKIFSGSSTAYGAEPNTQANAVDLAMPGTLPVPNEQAFRYAVMFGLAVNAEIERRSVFERKNYFYPDLPKGYQTTQLERPIVGPGFVDIDLANGDTKRVRIHHAHLEEDAGKSLHEDFHGMTGVDLNRAGTPLIEVVTEPDMTNAEEAVAFAKKLHSIVTSLGICDGDMSQGSMRFDVNISLKPKGSDKLGTRTETKNLNSFRFMEQAIAHEVERQMDILEDGGDIVQETRLYNGDRDESRSMRTKEEANDYRYFPCPDLLPVEIDDTFIDDARQRLPELPDARKARFKEQYGLNDYDASLLSGDSKLAAFFEEAISHGKDAKLTANWVQGEFSARLNAEEKTVAQSPISGAQLGDLVVRIADNTLSSAGAKKVFEALWTGDGDQVDAIIDAKGLKQVSDTGELEKMVDEVLAGMPDQVAQYRGEDDPKKRKKMLGGFMGPLMKASKGQGNPKLFNEILVRKLSD